The DNA segment AGTGTTGGTTTATTCATTTTTAGTCTTTTTATCCGCAGAAAGTTGTTCATATTTCTTTTTTATGTCTTCAGCTTGAGTTTCTAATTCAGGAAATAAGGCTTGTTTACTAATACCTAATGATCTTAGTTCTTCTAAAATTTCTTTTTTATCCTTTCCTTGTATTTTTATTTTCATCATCCAATCTGGATTTACATTTACTGCACTTAATCTATTTTCTTCTGATAGATTTGAACCAAATAATAAAAAAGCTCCTTGTTGTCTAATAATTCTAGGATTATTCATTTTTGCCTTTACGCATAAAACTTTCTCTATATCTTCGTAAGAAACTTTAATATCACAACCATTCTTATCGTATTTAATATCAGAAATCAACTGTAAAGTGTCTTTCTGAAGATTAAATTGATCTTCTTTTGAATCTTTTATATTTATATAAATTTCATTTAATTTATTTACAAATTCACTAGACAATGAAGTGTTTTCTGATGAATTTAATTTACTCTGAAGCTCTCTTTTGGCTTGATCATCCTCATTTACTAATTTAGTAATTGCATTTAGAAGTAATGACTTTTCATCTATATTAAAATTACAATTGTTAATAGCAAGACATGAAAGTATTCTAACTTTGTCATCTGAAGAATACTTAACATGTTCATTTGGAATATCAAAAATTATTATATTTCCATCTTCATTCTTACTACCTTGAGCAGCAAAATATAATGCAACTAATATATTTGAAGTAATATCCAATAATCTTGTAGGAAAACCGTAATGCTGTAATTTAACTAATTTATCAAATAATGATTTATCATTTATAAAATCTTGTGGGCTATTCAGCAATGCATCATGTAGTATTTGCTCTTCATTTTCAATCAATCCTTTATTGCGATATATACTAGGAACTTGTTCAAAAGTTTCATTTGATACTCCTCGAAAAAAACGTGTGTACCTATTTCCATCTTTCCCTTTAGGAATTTTATTTAATATTTTGGAAACAGGAGATACTTCTTTATTTTCAAAAGCGTCTAAACTCTCTTTTTCTTCCTTATTTATAATTTCAGAAAGCCACCTATCTTTTTCTTCATTATTTATAATTTCAGAAACCCACTTATCTTTTTCTTCATTATTTATAATTTCAGAAACCCTCTTATTTTTTCCTTCATTATTAGAATCAGAAATAAATTGTTTATTTTTTTTATTCATCTAACTACCTGATTTTACAAAAAATTACTTCTTACACATCGGAAACCCTAACGCTTCTCTACTTGCATAATACGCTTCAGCCACACCTTTGGTTAACGCACGAATACGCAAAATATAACGCTGTCTTTCGGTTACAGAAATCGCTTTGCGTGCGTCGAGTAAGTTAAAGCAATGCCCTGCTTTTAGGATACGCTCATAAGCTGGCAATGGTAATGGCTGTTCTAATTCTATTAGATACTTTGCTTCTTTTTCGTATTCTTCAAAGCATTGGAATAAAAAGTCCACATTTGCGTGTTCAAAGTTATACGTTGATTGTTCCACTTCGTTTTGGTGGAATACGTCGCCGTAGGTAGTTTTGCCTAATGGACCGTCTGAATACACTAAGTCGTAAACGCTGTCCACGCCTTGAATATACATTGCTAAACGCTCTAAACCGTAAGTGATTTCGCCCGTTACAGGTTTACATTCTAATCCGCCTACTTGTTGGAAATAGGTAAATTGCGTCACTTCCATACCGTTTAACCACACTTCCCAGCCTAAGCCCCACGCACCTAGTGTTGGGTTTTCCCAGTTATCTTCCACAAAACGAATATCGTGCACTAATGGGTCAAAGCCGAGCATTTTTAAGCTGTTTAAATATAATTCTTGGATATTATCTGGCGACGGTTTGATGACCACTTGGAATTGATAATAGTGCTGTAAACGGTTTGGGTTTTCACCGTAGCGACCGTCAGTTGGACGGCGTGATGGTTGCACGTAAGCCGATGCCATTGGCTCAGGTCCGATTGCACGCAAACAGGTCATTGGGTGCGATGTACCTGCCCCAACTTCTAAATCAAACGGTTGTACGATAGTACAACCTTGCTCTGCCCAGTAATCTTGTAGGGCTAAAATCATACCTTGGAATGTTTTTACATTGAATTTGGTTGTTGCTGTTGTCATTATTTGTACCTAATTCTTAAAAGTGAATAGAAAATTGCTTTTATTATACCTTTAAGCGGTCACTTATTGGAGATTTTTTGCAAATTTTTATTAAAATCATACCGCTTATATTTACTTCAATCGCTAAAATATTATTTTTTTATACATATTTGCGTTCTTACTGTTAAAATTTATAAAGATTTATTTTATTTATAGATAGCAATCAGCAGATTGAAACTCTATAATTCTAGTTAGACATATTTACATATCTCAATAGGAAAAGTTATGCAATTCTCAAAGATGCACGGATTAGGTAATGATTTTATGGTAATTGATGGGGTGACACAAAATGTGTATCTAAGCCCTGATCTTATTCGTAAATGGGCTGATCGTCGTCGTGGAATTGGGTTTGATCAACTTTTATTAGTCGAGCCACCTTATAGTCCTGAGTTAGATTTTCATTATCGTATTTTTAATGCAGATGGAACAGAAGTCTCACAATGTGGCAATGGTGCAAGATGTTTTGCCCGTTTTGTTAACCTTAAAGGATTAACAAATAAAAAAGAAATTAAAGTCAGTACAGCAAAAGGAAAGATGACTTTATTTTTACAAGATAATGGTAATATACGAGTCAATATGGGTAAACCTATTTGGGAACCTGCTAAAATTCCTTTCACTGCAAATAAATTTGAGAAAAATTATTTACTTTTGACTGACATTCAAACCGCTATTTGTGGGGTGGTATCAATGGGTAATCCTCACTGTGTATTGCAAGTAGATAATGTAGAAACAGCAAACGTAAATAAATTGGGTGCATTACTCGAAAGCCATGAACGTTTTCCTGAAAAAACGAATGTTGGATTTATGCAAGTACTTACTCGTAATCATATTAAGTTACGAGTTTTTGAGCGAGGTGTAGGGGAAACTCAAGCCTGTGGAAGTGGTGCTTGTGGAGCTGTTGCAGTAGGCATTATGCAGGGTGTGTTAGATCATAGTGTGAAAGTAGAATTACGAGGTGGTTCACTACAAATTGAATGGCAAGGTGAAGGACAGGATCTCTTTATGACAGGTAGTGCTACCCACATTTATGATGGTTATATCCATTTTTAATTTGCAAGGTTAATGATAATGACAAAAAATTTAAACCCCTTCCATACTTTTCACTTAGACGTAAAGGCAAAAGATATTGTTGAAATTTATTCGATTAAACAATTAATTGTTGAATGGCGAAATACTTTACCCCCCAAACTATTACTCGGGCAAGGTAGCAACGTTCTATTTTTAGATGATTTCCAGGGAACGGTGTTTATCAATTGTTTAAAAGGTATTCATCATTATGAAGACGATAATTTTCACTATTTACAAGTTTCAGGTGGCGAAAATTGGCATCAATTTGTCAAATGGACGCTCGATCGTGATATTGCTGGATTAGAAAATTTAGCCTTAATTCCGGGATGTGTTGGTTCATCACCTATTCAAAATATTGGTGCTTACGGGGTTGAGCTAGAGCAAGTATGTGATTATGTGGAAGTATTAGATTTAAACAGCGGAAAAACTTTTCGTTTAACCAATGATGAATGTCAATTTGGTTATCGAGACAGTATATTTAAACATCAATATAAAGATAATTTTGCCATTATTACTGTTGGTTTTAAATTAGCTAAAATGTGGCAACCAAAATTAGAATATGGGTCATTAAGTCAATTTGATCCTGAAACTGTAACAGCTAAACAGATTTTTGATGAAGTTTGTAAAGTACGGATGGAAAAATTACCTAACCCTGAAGAATTTGGTAATGCAGGAAGTTTTTTTAAAAATCCAGTTATAGAGTTTGCAAAATTTGAACAACTTCGTACCGCTTACCCATTAATCCCACACTACCCACAACCTAATGGTACAGTAAAATTACCTGCTGGATGGTTAATAGATCAATGCCATTTAAAAGGGTTCAAAATGGGGGGGGCAATGGTACACCTCAAACAAGCCCTTGTTATTATCAATAACGGTAATGCTACAGGTGCTGATATTGTTGCATTAGCTAAAGCTGTTCGTAAGCAAGTTCGTGAAAAATTTGGGGTGGAAATTTTACCTGAAGTTCGTTTTATTGCTTCAAATGGCGAAGCAGATAGTGAAGAAATAACACGATGAATAAAGCGTTGAGCACATCAGTTATTCAATCACAACTAACAATGGGTCAATTGTATCTATTTGATGAATTAAATTCTACCAATGAATATTTATTGACTAATTGTAATACCTTATCTCAAGGTTCTGTTTGTATTACAAAAAAACAAACTGCTGGACGTGGTCGGCGTGGGCGTAACTGGATTGCACCAAAGGGAAATTTAAATTACTCACTAATATGGTCTTATCCTATTAATTCTAATTTAATCTTACCTCCACTAAGTTTAGTTGTTGCGTTAATCGTGATTGAGAGTTTACAACAGCAAGGTATCCAAGATTTAACAATTAAATGGCCAAATGATATTTATCATAAAGGTAAAAAAGTGGCAGGAGTTCTTATTGAACTTAAAACTATGCCCCCCCATATTTATTTAGTAATGGGTATTGGTATTAATTTAGCTCCGATATCAAAAGAAAATACGATTGATCAACCTGTCAGTACTCTCTTTGGGTATGATATTAATCCTAATCAACTTGTTCTTTGTTTAACTAAAAAGTTACAACAAATGTTAATCAATTATCCTCAAACAGGCTTTAAGCCTTATTTTAGTCTGTGGAAAAATTATGACCTGTTTTTACAAAAAGAGGTATCGATCATCACAGATACTCAAATATATAAAGGTATTTCACAAGGTATTAATGAACAAGGAGAGCTTATATTACAACAGCAAAATAGTTTTCTTTACTTTTCCGTTGGAGAAGTATCATTAAGAAAAGTATAATAAATACTCATTTAATAGTGAAAAAGTATTATAATATAATTAACAACAATACAATTATTAGGTAAGAACATAATAAATTTGTAAATTTTTACCAACATCTTACCGCTAGAAAGAAGAAGGAACGCCTTATGCAAGACCCAAATTATCAACAAGAATCTGAAAAATACGATAATCCCGTACCCAGCCGAGAATTTATTTTAGATACCATTCGTCAATATGATGCTCCAATGAGTCGTGATGAGTTGCTTAATGCTTTTAATATCGACGATGAAGAACGAATGGAAGGCGTACGTCGCCGATTACGAGCAATGGAAAATTCAGGGCAACTGATTTTTACCAAACGTAAGCGTTATGCGTTACCTGAAAAAATGGATTTACTCAAAGGTACGGTAGTTGGACATCGAGATGGCTACGGTTTTTTAAACGTAGAAGGTGAAGATGACGATTGGTTTATTCCAAATGGACAAATGAGCCGAGTGCTACACGGCGATTATGTATTAGCTCAACCGAATGGCAGAGATCGTCGTGGGCGTAAAGAAATTCGTATTGTGCGAGTGATTGAAGCACGTAAGAAACAGCTTGTAGGACGCTTTTTCCTAGAATCAGGTGTGGGCTTTGTCGTACCTGATGATAGCCGTATTACCCAAGATATTTTAATCCCTGATGAACATCGCTTAGGGGCGAGAATGGGGCAAATCGTGGTGGTGGAATTAAAAGAACGCACTGCCAGTTTTAAACGCCCAATCGGTGTGATCACTGAAATTTTAGGTGAAAACCTAGCACCGGGAATGGAAATTGAGATCGCCTTGCGAAACCACGATATTCCTTATGAATGGTCAAAAGAAGTTGAAAAACAGGTTGCAAAACTCAGAGAAGACGTGCCAGAAGAAGCAAAATTAGGGCGTGTTGATTTGCGAGAATTACCACTGGTTACTATTGATGGCGAAAGTGCCAGAGATTTTGATGATGCGGTATTCTGTCAAAAAGAAGGCAGCGGCTGGCGTTTGTGGGTGGCGATTGCCGACGTAAGTTATTATGTTCGCCCTAAAACAGCCCTAGATTTAGAGGCTATTCAGCGTGGTAACTCGGTTTATTTCCCAAATCGTGTTGTGCCAATGTTACCAGAAGTGCTTTCAAATGGACTTTGTTCATTAAATCCACAGGTAGATCGTCTCTGTTTAGTGGCGGAAATGACGGTATCAGAAAAAGGGAAATTAACGGGTTATGAGTTTTATGAAGCGGTAATGAATTCTCACGCACGTTTAACCTATACCAAAGTATGGAAAATGCTACAAGGCGACGAAGACTTACGTGAACGCTACGCACCGCTAGTGCCACATTTAGAAGAATTAAATAATATGTTCAAAGTGCTAACAAAAGCACGTCAAAATCGTGGTGCAATAGAGTTTGATACCATAGAAAGTCAATTTATTTTTAACCCAGAAGGGCGTATTGAACGTATTGAACCGTTAATTCGCAATGACGCCCATAAAATTATCGAAGAGTGTATGATTTTAGCCAATGTTGCGTCGGCAAAATTTATCGAAAAAGCCAATGAACCGTCGTTATACCGTGTTCACGCGTTGCCAAGTGAAGAAAAACTGACAAGTTTTAGAACTTTCTTAAAAGAACACGGCTTATTATTAGATGGTGGCTTAAAGCCAACACCAAAACATTATGCCAAATTATTGGAAAAAGTGCGTAAACGTCCTGATGCTGAGTTAATTCAAACAATGCTGTTACGTTCTTTAAAACAAGCGGTTTAT comes from the Pasteurella atlantica genome and includes:
- a CDS encoding FRG domain-containing protein; this encodes MNKKNKQFISDSNNEGKNKRVSEIINNEEKDKWVSEIINNEEKDRWLSEIINKEEKESLDAFENKEVSPVSKILNKIPKGKDGNRYTRFFRGVSNETFEQVPSIYRNKGLIENEEQILHDALLNSPQDFINDKSLFDKLVKLQHYGFPTRLLDITSNILVALYFAAQGSKNEDGNIIIFDIPNEHVKYSSDDKVRILSCLAINNCNFNIDEKSLLLNAITKLVNEDDQAKRELQSKLNSSENTSLSSEFVNKLNEIYINIKDSKEDQFNLQKDTLQLISDIKYDKNGCDIKVSYEDIEKVLCVKAKMNNPRIIRQQGAFLLFGSNLSEENRLSAVNVNPDWMMKIKIQGKDKKEILEELRSLGISKQALFPELETQAEDIKKKYEQLSADKKTKNE
- a CDS encoding biotin--[acetyl-CoA-carboxylase] ligase — encoded protein: MNKALSTSVIQSQLTMGQLYLFDELNSTNEYLLTNCNTLSQGSVCITKKQTAGRGRRGRNWIAPKGNLNYSLIWSYPINSNLILPPLSLVVALIVIESLQQQGIQDLTIKWPNDIYHKGKKVAGVLIELKTMPPHIYLVMGIGINLAPISKENTIDQPVSTLFGYDINPNQLVLCLTKKLQQMLINYPQTGFKPYFSLWKNYDLFLQKEVSIITDTQIYKGISQGINEQGELILQQQNSFLYFSVGEVSLRKV
- the murB gene encoding UDP-N-acetylmuramate dehydrogenase, translating into MIMTKNLNPFHTFHLDVKAKDIVEIYSIKQLIVEWRNTLPPKLLLGQGSNVLFLDDFQGTVFINCLKGIHHYEDDNFHYLQVSGGENWHQFVKWTLDRDIAGLENLALIPGCVGSSPIQNIGAYGVELEQVCDYVEVLDLNSGKTFRLTNDECQFGYRDSIFKHQYKDNFAIITVGFKLAKMWQPKLEYGSLSQFDPETVTAKQIFDEVCKVRMEKLPNPEEFGNAGSFFKNPVIEFAKFEQLRTAYPLIPHYPQPNGTVKLPAGWLIDQCHLKGFKMGGAMVHLKQALVIINNGNATGADIVALAKAVRKQVREKFGVEILPEVRFIASNGEADSEEITR
- the rnr gene encoding ribonuclease R, with protein sequence MQDPNYQQESEKYDNPVPSREFILDTIRQYDAPMSRDELLNAFNIDDEERMEGVRRRLRAMENSGQLIFTKRKRYALPEKMDLLKGTVVGHRDGYGFLNVEGEDDDWFIPNGQMSRVLHGDYVLAQPNGRDRRGRKEIRIVRVIEARKKQLVGRFFLESGVGFVVPDDSRITQDILIPDEHRLGARMGQIVVVELKERTASFKRPIGVITEILGENLAPGMEIEIALRNHDIPYEWSKEVEKQVAKLREDVPEEAKLGRVDLRELPLVTIDGESARDFDDAVFCQKEGSGWRLWVAIADVSYYVRPKTALDLEAIQRGNSVYFPNRVVPMLPEVLSNGLCSLNPQVDRLCLVAEMTVSEKGKLTGYEFYEAVMNSHARLTYTKVWKMLQGDEDLRERYAPLVPHLEELNNMFKVLTKARQNRGAIEFDTIESQFIFNPEGRIERIEPLIRNDAHKIIEECMILANVASAKFIEKANEPSLYRVHALPSEEKLTSFRTFLKEHGLLLDGGLKPTPKHYAKLLEKVRKRPDAELIQTMLLRSLKQAVYSADNVGHFGLALTEYAHFTSPIRRYPDLLLHRAIKYLVEKEKGNKRYYTDGGGYHYKIDDIDQFGEKCSATERRADDATREVADWLKCEYMQDHIGEEFEGVITSVTGFGLFVKITELMIDGLVHISTLDNDYYRYDADRQRLVGGSGIIYRLGDQVKIKVAGVNLDDKKIDFVLLDSKGRSLGDGKAKKPTKKKPKSKTKKAVFKETSTVKTKKKKAQKTVKNRNKKTV
- the dapF gene encoding diaminopimelate epimerase, translated to MQFSKMHGLGNDFMVIDGVTQNVYLSPDLIRKWADRRRGIGFDQLLLVEPPYSPELDFHYRIFNADGTEVSQCGNGARCFARFVNLKGLTNKKEIKVSTAKGKMTLFLQDNGNIRVNMGKPIWEPAKIPFTANKFEKNYLLLTDIQTAICGVVSMGNPHCVLQVDNVETANVNKLGALLESHERFPEKTNVGFMQVLTRNHIKLRVFERGVGETQACGSGACGAVAVGIMQGVLDHSVKVELRGGSLQIEWQGEGQDLFMTGSATHIYDGYIHF
- the glyQ gene encoding glycine--tRNA ligase subunit alpha produces the protein MTTATTKFNVKTFQGMILALQDYWAEQGCTIVQPFDLEVGAGTSHPMTCLRAIGPEPMASAYVQPSRRPTDGRYGENPNRLQHYYQFQVVIKPSPDNIQELYLNSLKMLGFDPLVHDIRFVEDNWENPTLGAWGLGWEVWLNGMEVTQFTYFQQVGGLECKPVTGEITYGLERLAMYIQGVDSVYDLVYSDGPLGKTTYGDVFHQNEVEQSTYNFEHANVDFLFQCFEEYEKEAKYLIELEQPLPLPAYERILKAGHCFNLLDARKAISVTERQRYILRIRALTKGVAEAYYASREALGFPMCKK